From Juglans regia cultivar Chandler chromosome 6, Walnut 2.0, whole genome shotgun sequence, the proteins below share one genomic window:
- the LOC108984622 gene encoding uncharacterized protein LOC108984622, with the protein MASPFSTGRSNAKRRILQVLVKGKGIMPAPPTTRKKCRTIQGGECLVDLGVCFQCGQPVHMIQECPQNAQGRRNAPKNWSNQRPLAQDCVYCITPEEIDKEIPEDEETRVITACSLFDSGAMRPFVSMAFVLACNLPTERLPQDVIVLILDRSTITCTRVLRNCLLSVNGRIMEADLIIFNLLGFDIILGMDWLSKHFARIDCRNKEIIFDPSEVGQICYM; encoded by the exons ATGGCTTCTCCCTTCTCTACAGGACGGAGTAATGCCAAAAGGAGAATATTACAAGTACTAGTCAAGGGTAAAGGCATCATGCCAGCCCCACCCACTACTCGTAAGAAATGCAGAACTATTCAGGGCGGAGAGTGTCTCGTAGATTTAGGGGTGTGCTTTCAATGCGGCCAGCCAGTGCACATGATTCAGGAGTGCCCCCAGAATGCACAAGGCAGAAGGAATGCTCCTAAAAATTGGTCAAATCAGAGGCCGCTTGCCCAAGATTGTGTGTACTGTATCACCCCTGAAGAGATAGACAAGGAGATTCCAGAAGATGAAGAAACGAGAGtcatcactg CTTGTTCTTTGTTTGACTCCGGTGCTATGAGGCCTTTTGTGTCCATGGCATTTGTGCTCGCGTGTAACCTGCCAACCGAAAGATTACCTCAAGATGTAATAGTGTTGATTCTTGATAGGAGTACGATCACCTGCACCCGAGTACTTAGAAACTGCTTGCTAAGCGTAAATGGAAGAATAATGGAAGCCGATCTAATCATCTTCAATTTATTAGGGTTCGATATTATACTAGGGATGGACTGGTTATCCAAGCACTTTGCTAGGATAGATTGCCGAAACAAGGAGATTATCTTTGATCCATCAGAAGTTGGACAGATCTGTTATATGTGA